AGAAGCGTGTTGCCTTTGGCCGGCGCGCCGTAGCCGGCGATGCGGCGCCCCTGGTCTTTTTCCCGGATGAGAAAGGACAGAAGATCCCGTTTGACCGCGGCGGCCTGGGCCGCGAAGGCGGTGTAGGTGGCCAGCCGGTGGAGGCCGGCGGCCTCTTCCCGGGCGCGCAGCCGGGAAACAGTCTCGCGCACCGGCCGGCTGCCATCCCCCTTATGGCGGACAAAGATCCGGAGGGAGCCGCCGTGGATGGGCAGCTCCTTTACATCGAAGACGGTCAGGCCCTGGTCCTCGAAGATCCGCTCCAGGGCCAGGAGTGAGAAGTAGGAGAAGTGCTCGTGGTAGATGGTGTCGAACTGGCGCTCGGCCATCAGGTGGAGCAGGTGCGGGAACTCCAGGGTGATGGTGCCCTGCTCCTTGAGACACAGGCCAAGCCCGGCGACAAAGCCCGCAAGGTCCGGCACATGGGCAAGGACGTTGTTGCCGACCACGAGATCGGCCCGCCGGCCGGCGGCGGCCAGGCGCCGGGCCAGGCCGGCGGTGAAGAAGTCGACCTCGGTGGGAATGCCGGCCCGGATGGCCACCTGGGCGACGCCCGCCGCCGGCTCCACCCCCAGCACCGGGATGCCGGCCCGGGCGAAGTATCCCAGGAGGGTGCCGTCATTGGCCGCGATCTCCAGGACCAGACTGCGGCCATCCAGGCCCAGGCGGGGGATCATCTCCTGGG
The nucleotide sequence above comes from Thermodesulfobacteriota bacterium. Encoded proteins:
- a CDS encoding class I SAM-dependent methyltransferase translates to MTSPCRACGTPLAHTFVDLGVSPLANRFLGPADLSAGETFYPLHARVCSHCLLVQLEETIPPEAIFTGDYPYFSSYAATWQAHCQAYAQEMIPRLGLDGRSLVLEIAANDGTLLGYFARAGIPVLGVEPAAGVAQVAIRAGIPTEVDFFTAGLARRLAAAGRRADLVVGNNVLAHVPDLAGFVAGLGLCLKEQGTITLEFPHLLHLMAERQFDTIYHEHFSYFSLLALERIFEDQGLTVFDVKELPIHGGSLRIFVRHKGDGSRPVRETVSRLRAREEAAGLHRLATYTAFAAQAAAVKRDLLSFLIREKDQGRRIAGYGAPAKGNTLL